AGGTTATCGGATTAAACGGCCAGAGCGGCAATCAGGCCGTAGTATTCGACTCGCTGGAGGAACTCCGTAAGAAAGATATACCCGGGCGGCTGACATTGTTCAGCCAGACCACCATGAGCCTGGACGAATATTACAAGGTGGTGGACTATCTCAAAAACCGCGGCAGTGAGGTAAAAGTGTGGGATTCGATCTGTCGTCAGGTATCCGGCCGGCGGGAAGAGATAGAACAATTCTGCAGGACCCACGATAAAATTATATTCGTAGCAGGCCGGCATTCTTCCAACGGAAAGGTGCTTTACAGCATCTGCAAACAGCAAAATCCCCATGCCCGTTTTGTTTCCTCTG
The Bacteroidales bacterium DNA segment above includes these coding regions:
- a CDS encoding 4-hydroxy-3-methylbut-2-enyl diphosphate reductase, with translation VIGLNGQSGNQAVVFDSLEELRKKDIPGRLTLFSQTTMSLDEYYKVVDYLKNRGSEVKVWDSICRQVSGRREEIEQFCRTHDKIIFVAGRHSSNGKVLYSICKQQNPHARFVSSANEVRSDWFSEEESVGICGATSTPQWLLEQVRQTVDEL